From Erwinia sp. HDF1-3R, one genomic window encodes:
- the vgrG gene encoding type VI secretion system tip protein VgrG — protein MTHSGTAAEDPVNTLNRYLLDFQQPGIYADVASFTGEETLSQPYRYVIRFTSADKDIVPDVVMMKPAVLTMRRPTAGWSRHQPEKSKWETLREVFGVITSLSRLSSSLDETFYEAILEHPLTLLRHSRRYAIYQQMSVPELVSNLLKSHGMEGYEIDMEGLSWSYPLREMIVQWGETDLAFIQRLLSEVGIGFRFKQHETVSSVTVMVFGDSQSSYVFGHKITALPLSGMVGDRTTIRKMISHASVIPAAVRTRDYNYRIQRFMPLESVADISREAPFITGCDYHYADIQQDEGDRWESISGGQAETSWFYARIRHERHLCERIRLEAVANDPALLPGVVADIDGPHPEAFSPGLLVTSLKSSASRSHAFQAELCGIPYSELSAFRPERLTRPVISGTVPARVSGFSDNDRLARPDKDGRYRVKFSFDLDEWDKGRESMPVRLARIYAGDRFGIHFPLLDNTEVAVAFEGGDPERPYIAHVLHDALNPDVVNDSNSTRNVIRTLGQNKLRMEDEKNHEHIKLATGYGKSQLNIGHMVDASRKPRGEGAELRTDKHAALRAAEGILLTTSAQPGASGKQLDMAEIIRHLEQALSMAYTLQSSAGSAGADAVNTDTQQNMNQALSGLEKPGIVAWGDAGIAQATPENIQLSAGQDVVVTAGNSGSVNIFKTLSLAAGQGISAFVRRVGIKLIAAGGNITLQAQRGKLAALSDQDMHLTSVNGEMQLSAKNGLFLHCGGGGIRIHPSGGVEIFSPTRIEQKSPALNYQKGDTAKIVSPVFQQNPLARQARLFREGDRKHPLSHQAFRVKKPDGSVTEGVTDDKGYSPLLDIAETEQFVITLVRSSKL, from the coding sequence ATGACCCATTCAGGCACCGCAGCTGAGGACCCGGTAAACACGCTTAACCGCTATCTTCTGGATTTCCAGCAGCCCGGTATTTATGCGGATGTTGCATCATTTACCGGTGAAGAAACGCTAAGTCAGCCGTACCGCTATGTGATTCGCTTCACCTCGGCAGACAAGGATATCGTGCCTGACGTGGTGATGATGAAACCTGCGGTACTGACGATGCGCAGGCCCACGGCTGGCTGGTCTCGCCACCAGCCGGAGAAGAGTAAGTGGGAAACGTTGCGTGAAGTTTTTGGCGTGATCACGTCACTTTCCCGGCTCTCGAGCAGTCTGGATGAAACGTTTTACGAAGCCATCCTTGAACACCCGCTCACGCTCCTCCGCCACTCTCGCCGCTACGCTATTTACCAGCAAATGTCGGTCCCTGAGCTGGTTAGCAACCTGCTTAAGTCTCACGGCATGGAAGGCTATGAAATCGATATGGAGGGGCTGTCCTGGTCGTACCCTCTGCGCGAAATGATTGTTCAGTGGGGAGAAACGGACCTGGCCTTTATCCAGCGCCTGCTGTCCGAAGTGGGAATAGGGTTTCGTTTCAAACAGCATGAAACCGTCAGCAGCGTGACGGTTATGGTATTTGGTGACAGTCAGAGTTCTTATGTTTTCGGGCATAAAATTACGGCATTGCCGCTATCGGGTATGGTCGGGGATCGGACGACCATCCGAAAAATGATAAGTCATGCCAGTGTGATCCCCGCCGCTGTACGTACCCGCGATTATAACTACCGAATACAGCGCTTCATGCCGCTGGAGTCGGTGGCGGACATCAGCCGGGAGGCTCCCTTCATCACCGGCTGTGATTACCACTATGCAGACATCCAGCAGGATGAGGGGGATCGCTGGGAAAGCATCAGCGGGGGACAGGCCGAAACAAGCTGGTTTTACGCCCGCATTCGCCACGAGCGCCATCTGTGCGAACGCATCCGGCTGGAAGCCGTAGCGAATGATCCGGCGTTGTTACCCGGTGTGGTGGCCGACATTGATGGTCCGCATCCCGAGGCCTTCTCGCCGGGACTGCTGGTCACCAGCCTGAAAAGCAGTGCATCACGCAGCCACGCTTTCCAGGCTGAGTTGTGTGGGATCCCCTACAGCGAGCTGAGTGCCTTTCGTCCTGAACGGCTTACCCGTCCGGTCATTTCCGGCACCGTACCTGCGCGCGTTTCGGGGTTCAGCGATAATGACCGGCTGGCCCGCCCCGATAAAGACGGGCGTTACCGCGTAAAATTCAGCTTTGACCTTGATGAGTGGGACAAAGGACGGGAAAGCATGCCGGTGCGCCTGGCGCGTATCTACGCCGGTGACCGCTTTGGTATTCATTTCCCCCTGCTGGATAACACAGAGGTGGCCGTGGCCTTTGAAGGGGGAGACCCGGAGCGTCCTTATATTGCCCATGTGCTTCACGATGCGCTTAACCCCGATGTGGTTAATGACAGCAACAGCACCCGCAACGTTATCCGCACCCTGGGGCAAAACAAACTGCGGATGGAGGATGAGAAAAACCACGAGCATATCAAGCTGGCGACCGGTTACGGCAAATCGCAGCTGAATATTGGGCACATGGTGGACGCCAGCCGCAAGCCTCGCGGCGAAGGGGCAGAGCTTCGTACGGACAAACATGCTGCGCTGAGAGCGGCTGAAGGTATTCTGCTGACCACTTCTGCGCAGCCCGGGGCCAGCGGTAAACAGCTCGATATGGCAGAAATTATCCGGCACCTTGAGCAGGCGCTGAGCATGGCCTACACCCTCCAGTCCAGTGCCGGAAGCGCCGGGGCTGATGCGGTGAACACCGATACACAGCAGAATATGAACCAGGCCCTGTCCGGGCTGGAAAAACCCGGCATTGTCGCCTGGGGAGATGCCGGCATTGCGCAGGCCACGCCGGAAAATATCCAGCTCTCTGCCGGACAGGATGTAGTGGTGACGGCGGGTAATAGTGGCAGCGTCAACATTTTCAAAACGCTGTCACTGGCCGCCGGGCAGGGGATATCGGCGTTTGTTCGCCGGGTGGGTATTAAGCTGATTGCGGCAGGCGGCAATATCACCCTACAGGCCCAGCGCGGCAAGCTGGCTGCACTTTCTGACCAGGATATGCACCTGACCAGCGTCAATGGTGAGATGCAGCTCAGTGCCAAAAACGGACTGTTCCTTCACTGTGGTGGCGGGGGGATCCGCATTCATCCCAGTGGCGGCGTGGAAATCTTCTCCCCAACCCGCATCGAACAAAAATCCCCTGCGCTGAATTACCAGAAAGGGGATACGGCGAAGATTGTGTCTCCCGTTTTTCAGCAAAACCCGCTGGCTCGTCAGGCCCGGCTGTTTCGTGAAGGGGACCGCAAACACCCGCTGAGCCATCAGGCTTTCCGGGTAAAGAAACCGGATGGCAGCGTGACGGAAGGGGTAACGGATGACAAGGGTTACTCACCCCTGCTGGATATTGCTGAAACGGAGCAGTTCGTTATTACACTCGTCAGGAGTTCTAAATTATGA
- a CDS encoding AAA domain-containing protein, whose product MDRNTQGFASYWRNSLADAESGKGAFERKDADKFTRWVDITTGRLDEEIVPAFFEGEGDAVKTVEVLLRPNVWIRQLQHGKERTAGAPGIVTPLVTSARLSREGFLFPKAPTTIPRDLLEPLPKGTFSIGEMTQYDKYKTTHNSATLSVDDEQEHREETDEQREERHARYHHQWQTYLKEADDLLNNVAGLWCTTYEQYEPAGYGYVIKANQPGGASIHILPLYDHLLMCKKDVPLLARFASPAMPSLKPLLAANAKLTDRLGYSGDEFPLAAAQRDALSHYLTQQPGEILAVNGPPGTGKTTLVLSIIATEWARAALNKTEPPVVMATSTNNQAVTNIIEAFGKDFATGTGAMAGRWLPELKSYGAYFPSSGRKAEAAKKYQTEDFFNRVESGEYVEEAQTFYLERAKEAFPAVECSSVERVVDRLHERLTQQSDRLKLIEPAWDSLNRIRQERNAISEDLGQYIQDKSRLLHDSTDEIALLTQGKKQWQQYRADESIVYALFSWIPAVRTKRHYQINLLLDATFGTRMAAFQGTVPEGIDAYIDDLITRSQKEQSDYQQQINHAQDVSRREREAIQYWDSLARTLGYTGEEELSLAGADELADTQIRFPAFLLATHYWEGRWLMDMAAIDNLQKEKGLKGAKAVKARWQRRMKLTPCVVMTCYMLPHHLVIREHVGGAKKFDDSYLYNFADLLIVDEAGQVLPEVAAASFALAKKALVIGDTEQIAPIWNSLPGIDIGNMVEENILPGGTQEELAEAYALVCDSGKSAASGSVMKVAQFTSLYQYDPDLARGMYLYEHRRCFDNIIGYCNALCYHGKLLPKRGIVKDKPFPAMGYLHIDGKGMQTNGGSRYNAFEAGTIAAWLVAQKEEIERHYGESLHKVVGVITPFSAQVNAIKAALRKFDINCSGGDDSLTVGTVHSLQGAERAIVLFSPVYSKHEDGGFIDSDSSMLNVAVSRAKDSFLVLGDMDLFEIQPGSSPRGLLAKYLFASDSNALQFEFLERKDLSTAQTQISTLHGVEQHDAFLNQTFGTIGKNITIVSPWLSWQKLEQTGFLTSMMQARSRGIDITVVTDRNYNTEHADYQKHIEKKQQLHAALEKLNEMGIATKLVKRVHSKIVIGDEGLLCVGSFNWFSATREEKYQRYDTSMVYRGESLTGEIKTIYSSLQQRQL is encoded by the coding sequence ATGGACAGGAACACTCAGGGGTTCGCATCATACTGGCGTAATTCCTTAGCAGATGCCGAGTCTGGCAAAGGGGCATTTGAGCGTAAAGATGCGGATAAATTCACCCGCTGGGTGGATATCACCACGGGACGGTTGGATGAGGAGATCGTTCCTGCGTTCTTTGAGGGTGAAGGCGATGCGGTTAAAACGGTCGAAGTGCTTTTACGGCCGAATGTCTGGATCCGCCAGCTTCAGCATGGCAAAGAACGGACGGCAGGGGCACCAGGCATCGTCACACCGCTGGTGACCTCCGCGCGACTGAGTCGTGAAGGTTTCTTGTTTCCTAAGGCGCCCACCACCATTCCCCGTGACCTGCTTGAACCCCTTCCCAAAGGCACATTCTCGATTGGCGAGATGACTCAGTACGATAAATACAAAACGACGCATAACTCAGCCACCTTGAGTGTTGATGACGAACAGGAGCATCGTGAAGAAACGGATGAGCAGCGGGAAGAGCGTCATGCCAGGTATCATCATCAGTGGCAAACATATCTGAAAGAGGCTGACGATCTCTTAAACAACGTCGCCGGACTGTGGTGCACAACCTATGAGCAATACGAACCGGCTGGGTATGGTTATGTTATCAAAGCGAATCAGCCCGGCGGAGCCAGCATCCATATTCTTCCCCTGTACGATCATCTGCTGATGTGTAAAAAAGACGTTCCGTTATTGGCGCGTTTTGCCTCACCGGCGATGCCTTCCTTAAAACCCCTCCTTGCGGCCAATGCAAAGCTCACTGACCGGCTGGGGTATTCCGGGGATGAGTTTCCGCTAGCTGCGGCACAGCGCGACGCCCTGAGCCATTATCTGACCCAGCAGCCGGGTGAAATCCTTGCCGTCAACGGCCCGCCGGGAACCGGCAAAACCACCCTCGTTCTCTCTATTATTGCCACTGAATGGGCAAGAGCTGCCCTTAATAAAACTGAGCCACCGGTGGTGATGGCCACATCAACCAACAATCAGGCTGTGACCAACATTATTGAAGCCTTCGGTAAAGATTTTGCCACCGGCACTGGCGCAATGGCCGGGCGTTGGCTGCCTGAGTTGAAAAGTTATGGCGCTTACTTTCCGTCTTCGGGCCGTAAGGCCGAGGCCGCAAAAAAATACCAGACGGAAGATTTTTTCAATCGCGTTGAGTCTGGCGAGTATGTTGAGGAGGCGCAGACTTTCTATCTTGAAAGGGCTAAAGAAGCATTCCCAGCGGTGGAATGCAGTTCCGTCGAACGCGTCGTGGATCGCCTGCATGAGCGTTTAACTCAGCAGTCCGATCGGCTTAAGCTAATTGAACCCGCCTGGGACAGCCTGAACCGTATTCGTCAGGAGCGAAACGCCATCAGCGAAGATCTCGGGCAGTATATTCAGGACAAAAGCAGGTTACTGCACGACAGCACAGATGAAATCGCGCTGTTAACCCAGGGCAAAAAGCAGTGGCAGCAATATCGCGCCGATGAGTCGATAGTATATGCGTTATTCTCCTGGATCCCCGCCGTTCGCACTAAGCGCCACTACCAGATTAATCTCTTACTCGACGCTACTTTTGGCACAAGAATGGCCGCGTTCCAGGGGACTGTGCCGGAAGGGATCGATGCGTATATCGACGACCTGATTACGCGGTCACAAAAAGAGCAGAGCGACTATCAACAGCAAATCAATCATGCTCAGGACGTTTCCCGACGAGAACGTGAGGCTATCCAGTACTGGGATAGCCTGGCCCGGACGCTGGGATATACAGGCGAAGAGGAACTGAGCCTGGCCGGTGCCGATGAGCTGGCTGATACGCAGATTCGCTTCCCGGCGTTCCTTTTGGCAACGCACTACTGGGAAGGCCGGTGGTTGATGGATATGGCTGCCATTGACAACTTACAGAAAGAAAAGGGCCTAAAAGGGGCGAAAGCGGTTAAGGCCCGCTGGCAGCGGAGAATGAAGCTCACGCCTTGTGTGGTGATGACATGCTATATGCTGCCTCATCATCTGGTCATTAGGGAACATGTTGGTGGGGCGAAGAAATTTGACGATAGTTATTTATATAATTTTGCCGATCTGCTGATCGTCGATGAAGCGGGGCAGGTGCTTCCTGAGGTGGCCGCGGCTTCCTTCGCGCTGGCGAAAAAAGCATTAGTGATTGGCGATACGGAACAGATCGCGCCGATCTGGAACAGTTTGCCCGGTATCGATATAGGCAATATGGTAGAGGAGAACATTCTCCCCGGAGGCACCCAGGAAGAACTGGCGGAAGCCTATGCCCTGGTATGTGATTCAGGTAAAAGTGCGGCGTCCGGCAGCGTCATGAAGGTGGCCCAGTTTACCTCGCTCTATCAGTATGACCCGGATCTGGCTCGTGGGATGTACCTGTACGAGCATCGTCGCTGCTTCGATAACATTATCGGCTACTGTAATGCGCTGTGCTATCACGGTAAATTACTGCCTAAACGGGGTATTGTAAAAGATAAGCCTTTTCCGGCAATGGGCTATCTGCATATCGACGGTAAAGGCATGCAGACAAACGGTGGGAGTCGTTATAACGCCTTTGAGGCCGGAACGATAGCGGCCTGGCTGGTGGCGCAAAAAGAGGAAATAGAGCGCCATTACGGTGAGTCGCTGCACAAAGTGGTGGGGGTCATTACGCCCTTTTCGGCGCAGGTTAACGCCATCAAAGCGGCATTGCGTAAGTTCGACATTAACTGTAGCGGCGGTGACGATTCTTTGACGGTGGGCACGGTGCACTCCCTGCAGGGGGCGGAAAGAGCGATCGTGCTCTTCTCCCCGGTCTATTCCAAACATGAGGACGGCGGTTTTATCGACAGCGACAGCAGCATGCTGAACGTCGCCGTCTCTCGTGCCAAAGATAGCTTCCTGGTCCTCGGTGATATGGATCTGTTTGAGATCCAGCCAGGCTCTTCGCCACGAGGATTGCTGGCAAAATACCTGTTTGCCTCAGACAGCAATGCATTGCAGTTTGAGTTTCTGGAACGCAAAGATTTAAGCACAGCCCAGACGCAGATCTCTACGCTGCACGGGGTGGAGCAGCATGATGCGTTTCTGAACCAGACCTTCGGCACTATCGGAAAGAACATTACCATCGTTTCCCCCTGGTTGAGCTGGCAAAAGCTGGAGCAAACCGGCTTTCTGACGTCGATGATGCAGGCGCGATCGCGTGGTATTGATATCACCGTGGTTACGGACAGAAATTACAATACTGAACACGCTGATTATCAAAAGCACATAGAGAAAAAGCAGCAACTTCACGCCGCACTGGAAAAGCTGAACGAGATGGGTATTGCGACGAAGCTGGTCAAACGCGTTCACAGTAAAATTGTGATTGGGGACGAGGGGCTGCTGTGTGTAGGGTCATTTAACTGGTTTAGCGCCACGCGAGAAGAGAAATATCAACGGTACGATACGTCAATGGTCTATCGTGGCGAAAGCTTAACAGGTGAAATCAAAACGATTTATTCCAGTCTCCAGCAGCGCCAGTTGTAA
- a CDS encoding ATP-dependent Clp protease proteolytic subunit: MSRSKRENGKMKKLPATTIALLLASACAQANVTFIKSDTVGNGQVNEAGVYFNGQVNNQTVTWLISALAEIRENYRNVHNIDVYLNSRGGDMDAGYVAYETLRKSPITLNMINASVTASSATLIYCASPERYSMPMAQFMLHPAAAPDEKTDYIKPDQARRILEEDENYNAIFRKVYASCTSLSREELEKITDSETGRVIYPADEAAKHGLVTKGVRESHSYPLTYYITDSQG, translated from the coding sequence ATGTCCAGATCAAAAAGGGAAAACGGTAAAATGAAAAAGCTCCCCGCTACCACCATCGCGTTGCTGCTGGCGTCAGCCTGCGCACAGGCAAACGTAACGTTCATCAAGAGCGATACCGTGGGCAACGGCCAGGTAAACGAAGCAGGCGTCTATTTTAACGGTCAGGTGAACAATCAGACGGTAACCTGGCTGATATCCGCCCTGGCAGAGATACGGGAAAACTACCGTAACGTGCATAATATAGACGTTTATCTTAACAGCCGTGGCGGCGACATGGATGCCGGATATGTTGCCTATGAAACGCTGCGTAAAAGCCCGATTACACTCAATATGATTAATGCGTCCGTGACGGCTTCATCCGCCACCCTTATTTACTGTGCCTCGCCTGAGCGCTATTCGATGCCAATGGCGCAGTTTATGCTGCATCCGGCGGCGGCACCTGATGAAAAGACGGATTACATCAAGCCGGACCAGGCACGCCGAATTCTGGAGGAAGACGAAAATTACAACGCCATATTTCGGAAAGTCTATGCCTCATGCACATCGCTTTCGCGTGAGGAATTAGAAAAAATAACTGATTCTGAAACCGGCAGGGTGATATATCCGGCTGACGAAGCGGCGAAACACGGGCTGGTGACCAAAGGCGTCAGAGAAAGTCACAGCTATCCGTTGACCTATTATATTACCGACAGTCAGGGCTGA
- a CDS encoding peptidase domain-containing ABC transporter encodes MDDMLLNRLRGMLRFTGRGRVPLHLQTEAAECGLACLAMVAGFHGSRTDLLSLRQQAGLSSRGSTLASLIGVAAEMNLAARPLALELAQLNELRKPCILHWDFNHFVVLVCVRGNRCIIHDPAAGRLDMPLTAVSTHFTGVALELWPDTHFTPETRRQRLKVSTLLRGITGFRATLIKIFCLSLMIEFITLLLPVGTQMVMDNAVPAADKGLLTLICLSLLLLTLLQAGVSLFRGWILMVMGTCTDLQWKDGLYRHLLRLPLSWFEKRRMGDVQSRFSSLDTLRTTFTQSLTGAMIDGIMIMGSFILLVVYGGPLVWVVVAFTFVFILLRVLTWPRYRQAQEELLIKNARAASSFTETLYAAATVRAQGLAEQRRQTWLNMIADAAGSGVSLLRFDMLASITGTFIAACDGVIILWLGISAVITHTMTLGAFVAFSAFRGMFSDRVLSLTTLVLQLRMLSLHNERIADIALSEPEPQRREKEIFTPGRPLSLKGEGLTFRYDGHSSPVFSDLSLTISAGESVAITGPSGTGKTTLMKVLSGLTLPESGRVLVDGIDIQAAGLDNYRRAVACILQEDRLLAGSLRDNITGFSPDVDVEWMEECARLSHIHDDIMALPMRYETLTGELGEGLSGGQRQRIFIARALYRRPGILFMDEATSHLDEQNEALINAAIRTLNITRVIIAHRPSTISSAGRTLVLGNESLRGQEN; translated from the coding sequence ATGGATGATATGCTCCTGAACCGGCTGCGGGGGATGCTAAGGTTCACCGGTCGTGGACGTGTCCCCTTACATCTGCAGACGGAAGCGGCTGAATGCGGCCTGGCCTGTCTGGCGATGGTGGCGGGTTTCCACGGTAGCCGTACAGATTTACTGTCCCTGCGCCAGCAGGCTGGGCTGTCGTCTCGCGGCAGTACACTGGCCTCGCTTATCGGCGTGGCAGCGGAAATGAATCTGGCGGCCCGGCCGCTCGCGTTGGAGCTGGCACAGCTTAATGAGTTGCGTAAGCCCTGCATTCTGCACTGGGATTTTAACCACTTTGTGGTGCTGGTCTGCGTCAGAGGGAACCGCTGCATTATTCACGATCCGGCCGCGGGGAGGCTGGACATGCCCCTGACCGCAGTCTCTACACACTTTACCGGTGTGGCACTTGAGCTCTGGCCGGACACCCACTTTACCCCCGAAACGCGACGGCAGCGCCTTAAGGTCAGTACTCTGCTGCGCGGCATTACTGGCTTTCGCGCCACGCTGATAAAAATATTCTGTCTGTCGCTGATGATTGAATTTATTACCCTGCTGCTCCCGGTGGGCACCCAGATGGTAATGGACAACGCAGTGCCGGCGGCAGATAAGGGCCTGCTCACGCTCATCTGTCTCAGCCTGCTTCTGCTCACCCTGCTTCAGGCCGGCGTCAGCCTGTTTCGCGGCTGGATCCTGATGGTGATGGGTACCTGTACCGATTTACAGTGGAAGGACGGGCTTTATCGTCACCTTCTGCGCCTGCCGCTGTCCTGGTTTGAAAAACGCCGGATGGGGGATGTTCAGTCACGTTTCTCATCGCTGGATACCCTGCGCACCACCTTTACCCAGAGCCTGACCGGCGCAATGATTGACGGCATCATGATCATGGGGTCATTTATCCTGCTCGTGGTTTACGGCGGCCCGCTTGTATGGGTGGTCGTGGCATTCACGTTTGTCTTTATCCTGCTGCGGGTACTGACATGGCCCCGCTATCGTCAGGCGCAGGAAGAGCTGCTGATAAAAAATGCACGGGCTGCCTCCTCCTTTACCGAAACGCTGTATGCGGCAGCCACCGTACGCGCTCAGGGGCTGGCAGAGCAGCGCCGTCAGACCTGGCTCAATATGATTGCAGATGCAGCCGGTTCCGGCGTGAGCCTGCTGCGCTTTGACATGCTTGCCAGCATCACCGGTACATTCATTGCCGCCTGCGATGGGGTCATTATTCTGTGGCTGGGAATTTCTGCGGTCATTACTCATACCATGACGTTGGGGGCTTTCGTGGCCTTCAGCGCCTTCCGGGGTATGTTTTCAGACCGGGTACTGTCGCTGACCACACTGGTATTGCAGTTGCGGATGCTGTCGTTACATAACGAGCGCATCGCGGACATCGCGCTCTCAGAACCGGAGCCGCAAAGGAGGGAAAAAGAGATTTTTACACCAGGCCGCCCCTTATCCCTGAAAGGTGAGGGACTGACATTCCGGTATGACGGTCATTCCTCCCCGGTATTCAGCGATCTCAGTCTGACCATATCGGCAGGGGAGAGCGTGGCCATCACCGGCCCGTCGGGCACCGGAAAAACCACGCTGATGAAGGTGTTGTCTGGCCTGACCCTGCCGGAGAGCGGGCGTGTCCTGGTCGACGGCATCGACATCCAGGCCGCGGGACTTGATAACTACCGCAGGGCGGTGGCCTGTATCCTGCAGGAAGACCGGCTACTGGCGGGTTCACTGCGCGACAATATCACCGGATTCTCCCCCGATGTCGATGTTGAATGGATGGAGGAGTGCGCCCGACTGAGCCACATTCACGATGACATCATGGCACTGCCGATGAGGTATGAAACCCTGACTGGCGAGCTCGGTGAAGGCCTGTCGGGCGGACAGCGGCAGCGTATTTTTATTGCCCGCGCGCTGTATCGTCGGCCGGGCATTTTGTTTATGGACGAGGCCACCAGCCATCTTGATGAACAGAATGAAGCGCTGATCAATGCGGCGATACGAACCCTCAACATAACCCGCGTCATTATCGCGCACCGACCGTCCACTATCTCCTCGGCCGGACGTACCCTTGTACTGGGCAATGAATCATTGCGCGGCCAGGAAAATTAA
- a CDS encoding HlyD family secretion protein, producing the protein MAIPDITLSRLPLFFFAAFFILIISCSYTRRINVSGEIISTPRAVTVFSPQQGFIVSRSATQGEYVRKGQTLYRIDVSRTTTSGVVSRRHRESLENRIATLNRIAADITRNRSLTLAMLGEEKIRYELALKRSTDVVARAHEGLRLMKENMDNYRQYQRQGLINRDQLISQTALYYQQQNDMLGLESQNEQNALQVLALRSALQTQAADFDSQLNQIAVQKSTLEGELTDADASGDQVITSPVDGVVDTLSVTPGQTVAAGDSLLQIIPGNAHYRALVLWVPDAAVPYLTVGQPVNIRYDAFPAEKFGQFPGKIAAVAHTPASWQEMATYPGAPLRSLTGPQTWYRVVVTPSSDRFIYKRRKIQAENGMKASVTLFLDERRLYQWILSPLYDVRDSATGIIHG; encoded by the coding sequence TTGGCCATACCGGATATTACGTTATCGCGTTTACCTCTTTTTTTTTTCGCCGCCTTCTTCATTCTGATTATTTCATGCTCTTACACCCGTCGCATTAACGTTTCTGGTGAAATTATTTCAACGCCCCGGGCAGTAACCGTTTTTTCTCCGCAGCAGGGGTTTATCGTCAGCCGTTCGGCAACTCAGGGCGAATACGTCAGAAAGGGGCAGACCCTCTATCGGATTGACGTCAGCCGCACCACGACCTCCGGCGTGGTCAGTAGGAGACATCGTGAAAGCCTCGAAAATCGTATTGCAACCCTGAACCGCATTGCTGCCGATATCACCCGTAACCGCAGTCTGACGCTGGCCATGCTGGGTGAGGAAAAGATCCGCTATGAACTGGCGCTGAAGCGCTCCACAGATGTGGTGGCACGGGCCCATGAAGGCCTTCGCCTGATGAAGGAAAATATGGATAACTATCGTCAGTATCAGCGGCAGGGACTGATTAACCGCGATCAGCTTATCAGCCAGACCGCCCTTTATTATCAGCAGCAGAACGATATGCTGGGCCTTGAGAGTCAGAATGAACAGAATGCGCTGCAGGTACTGGCCCTGCGCAGCGCGCTGCAGACTCAGGCGGCCGATTTTGACAGTCAGCTCAACCAGATTGCCGTGCAAAAAAGCACGCTGGAAGGTGAACTGACAGATGCGGATGCCAGCGGTGATCAGGTTATCACTTCTCCCGTGGATGGCGTGGTCGACACGCTGAGTGTCACGCCAGGTCAGACCGTGGCCGCTGGAGACAGCCTTCTGCAGATCATTCCGGGCAATGCACACTACCGTGCTCTGGTCCTCTGGGTACCTGATGCGGCCGTACCCTATCTCACTGTAGGGCAGCCCGTGAATATCCGTTACGATGCTTTCCCTGCCGAAAAGTTTGGCCAGTTTCCGGGAAAAATTGCGGCGGTGGCACACACACCGGCGTCCTGGCAGGAAATGGCCACCTATCCCGGCGCGCCGTTGCGTTCACTTACCGGACCGCAGACGTGGTACCGGGTTGTGGTGACGCCGTCCTCTGACCGCTTCATCTACAAACGCCGCAAGATACAGGCAGAAAACGGCATGAAGGCCTCCGTCACCCTTTTCCTGGATGAACGTCGCCTGTATCAGTGGATCCTCTCCCCGTTGTATGACGTACGCGACAGCGCTACAGGAATTATTCATGGATGA